The nucleotide window CCGATGAGGCCCGGCAGACGGCAGAGGCCATGCTGGTCAAGGTTGGCTTGTCGGACAAGCGCGACGTTTTTCCCGCCACCCTGTCAGGCGGCCAGAAACAGCGCGTCGCCATTGCCCGCGCACTGGCCATGCGTCCCAAAATGATGCTGTTCGACGAGCCGACCTCGGCTCTGGACCCGGAACTGGTGGGGGAGGTATTCGACACCATCCACGCCCTGGCGGACGAGGGCATGACCATGATCATCGTAACCCATCACATGGGGTTTGCCCGCGAACTGGCCGACCGGGTGATTTTCATGGAATCCGGCAGATTTCTGGCCCAGGGCTCGCCTCAGGAGTTCTTCAGCGCCGGGCAGGACAGCGAGCGGATCAGGACTTTTCTCAATCGGCTGTTGTAGTGGCGACGAGTGATTGACCCATGGCATTCGGCCATGGAGCGGTTTCGAAACCGGAAGACATGCGAGATGTCTTCCGGTTTTTTTGTGTGCAGGAACCTGATAGCGTTTCTCATTATAGTACGCCCTCCGTACCGCTTGACTACCGGCGGCCGGTGCGCTACCGTGCTGCGACCGCAACAGACACACCACACATGGCAGAAGGCGGGACAACGGCGACTCGGCCAGACTGGACATGAAAACAGCGATGCAAAGGGGATGAAAAATGTTTAAAAGCAGGTCACTCGGCATGCGCCTCGGCATTGGGTTCGGCATGGTACTCGCTCTCTTGCTGGCAGCGAATCTGTATGCACTGAGCCGGATGAACAATCTGGCGGAGATAACCGCCACGCTGTACAACCATCCCTTCACTGTCAACGATCAGTTGGGAGTCGCCCAAAGCTGCATTCTGAAGATGCAGCGCAGCATGAAGGATGTCGCCTTGGCCAAGAATCCGGGCGAGGTGGAGAAAGCGGCGGGCTTGGCCGAGAAATACGAGGCCGACGCCCTCAAGGCATTGGACAAGGTCAAGGAGCGCTACCTCGGCGACAAAAAGATGGTGGAGCAGGTGGCAGTACTGCTGGCCGAATGGAAACCGGTCAGGAATGAGGTCATCTCTCTGATGCAGGCGGGGCGTTATGAACAGGCGGCAGAGGTCACCAAGGAAAAGGGAGCGGCCAAGGTCGGCGCCATCCAGGGGGCAATCGATGCCCTGAGCGACACGGTTTCGGCGCGGGCCGTCGCATTCATGGAAGATGCACGGACCGTTAAAAAACATACCCTGACGGTCATGTTATGCATCACGCTTCTCGCCCTCCTGGCAGGAAGCGCCTTTGCCTTCATCATTACCCGCGGTATCCTCGGCCAGGTTGGCGGCGAACCGGAACATATCGCGGAAATTGCCGAAAGAATCGCCGTTGGCGACCTGACGGTCCGTTTTCAGGATGGTGCCACGGCAGAAACCGGCGTGTATGCCTCCATGAGGAAGATGGTCGTGTATCTGCGGGACATCACCACCCAACTGGGCGACATATCGGCCGGCATTGCCGCGGCCTCCCAGCAGCTCCATTCGACCGCAGCCCAGATCGCCACCGGCGCCGAGGAGGTGGCGGCTCAGACCAATACCGTCGCCACTGCCAGCGAAGAGATGTCGGCCACCTCCAGCGACATAGCCCGCAATTGCACCATGGCTGCTGAGGCCTCTCAGAAGTCCACCGACGCTGCCACCGCCGGAGCCAGGGTGGTCCAGGAAACCATTTCCGGAATGGGGGTGATTGCCGACCGGGTACGCCAGACCTCCCGGACGGTTGAGGCGCTCGGTTCGCGCTCCGAGCAGATCGGCGCCATTGTCGGCACCATCGAGGATATCGCCGACCAGACCAACCTGCTCGCTCTGAATGCAGCCATCGAGGCTGCCCGTGCCGGCGAGCAGGGGCGTGGGTTCGCGGTGGTTGCCGACGAGGTCAGGGCTTTGGCCGAACGAACAACCAAGGCTACTCAGGAGATCGGCGAGATGATCAAGGCGATCCAGAGCGAGACCAGGGCCGCTGTCAGGGCAATGGATGAGGGGGTTCAGGAGGTGGAGAAAGGGGCTCTTTCGTCGCAGAAATCGGGCCAGGCCCTGGAGGAAATTCTCGATCGGATCAGCGAAGTCTCGCTGCAGGTGAGCCAGATTGCCACGGCGGCGGAGCAGCAGACCGCCACGACCGGGGAGGTGACCGGCAATATCCAGCAGGTCACCGAGGTGGTGCATCAGACTGCCCGCGGAGCCGATGAAACGGCCGGTGCGGCCGCTCAACTGGCGGATCAGGCCCAAAGCCTGCAGAACCTCGTCAGCCGCTTCAGACTGTCATAGGAAAAATTACGGCGCTCCTGCCGGTATACAGGAGCGCCATTTTTCACGGCAAGGCCGTCCGGTAGCAGCTTGTCGCACCGGAAGACATTTGCTCTTCCGGAAGGTTTCTGCCGGATCCTTGTCATGTACTTCCGGTTTCACTCCGATTGTCCAAGGTTTTTCGACTAGCCTCCCCGCGGTTTTGCAATGATACCCTTCCGGCTACTTGCCCGCGAAAAACTCGCCGAAGGCAGCGATCACGGTATCGATATCTCCGGACGTGATATCCAGATGGGTCACCAGCCGCAGATTTTCCTGCCCGAAGATCATTATCCCGCGCTGTTTCAAAAAGTCGCTCAGCTCCCCGCCGCGACCGCCTACCCCGACGAACACCATATTCGTCTGCACCGAGGCGGGGTCCACGGTGAGCCCCTTCAATTCTGCCAGCCCCAGGGCCAGT belongs to Geobacter sp. SVR and includes:
- a CDS encoding amino acid ABC transporter ATP-binding protein; this translates as MNTARDPLIRLQGITKRFKSLTAVNNVDLEVYPGEKLVIIGPSGSGKSTLLRSINLLEEIDEGSIRFEGREVGYVSRHGRRHLDRPQAICALRAEIGMVFQHFHLFPHMTVLGNVMEGPLTVQKKTADEARQTAEAMLVKVGLSDKRDVFPATLSGGQKQRVAIARALAMRPKMMLFDEPTSALDPELVGEVFDTIHALADEGMTMIIVTHHMGFARELADRVIFMESGRFLAQGSPQEFFSAGQDSERIRTFLNRLL
- a CDS encoding methyl-accepting chemotaxis protein gives rise to the protein MFKSRSLGMRLGIGFGMVLALLLAANLYALSRMNNLAEITATLYNHPFTVNDQLGVAQSCILKMQRSMKDVALAKNPGEVEKAAGLAEKYEADALKALDKVKERYLGDKKMVEQVAVLLAEWKPVRNEVISLMQAGRYEQAAEVTKEKGAAKVGAIQGAIDALSDTVSARAVAFMEDARTVKKHTLTVMLCITLLALLAGSAFAFIITRGILGQVGGEPEHIAEIAERIAVGDLTVRFQDGATAETGVYASMRKMVVYLRDITTQLGDISAGIAAASQQLHSTAAQIATGAEEVAAQTNTVATASEEMSATSSDIARNCTMAAEASQKSTDAATAGARVVQETISGMGVIADRVRQTSRTVEALGSRSEQIGAIVGTIEDIADQTNLLALNAAIEAARAGEQGRGFAVVADEVRALAERTTKATQEIGEMIKAIQSETRAAVRAMDEGVQEVEKGALSSQKSGQALEEILDRISEVSLQVSQIATAAEQQTATTGEVTGNIQQVTEVVHQTARGADETAGAAAQLADQAQSLQNLVSRFRLS